GACTGAGGCGGGCGCGCCTGCCTCGGTGATCCGTTGATATCTTTTGCAGTTCGGACGACTCGGATCGGTTGCCGCGACGCTTTCGGAGTCCGATCGATCGCTGCGGCGGCTCGCTATCTGTCGAGAGCGTCGGAAAACGCCGCGGGTTCGGTCAAGCGACGGCGCGTCCGCGTCGCGCCGAGGCGATTCGACTCACCGGCGATTCGCGTCCGCCACTAAAAGGAAGACCAAACGCTCAGGAGCGCAGCCACGCCAGGAGGCGGGCGGCGGGGCTGGGCGTCGACTCGAGGTCCTCGGGTCGCGGGGTGTCTTTCAGTCGCATGGTGCCGTGTTCGGAATTCGACTTACGAGCTGCCATAACAACAATCATTTGTGGCCGTACGGCAATAAAATACTCGAATTGTCAACGTATATTCGCTGAAAGTAGATTATATTGATCTATCATCGCCGTCTTCGGAGAGGGATTCGCGAGTCGCTCCGCACGCGGTCGTCGCGACGCGCCCCCGGCCGTGACGTCGGCCGCTCCGTTCAGTCGTCGAGCGACTCGCTCTCGACCTCGCCGTCCACCGCCCGCTCGACCGTGCGGTCGACGTGGCGCTCGCGGGCGCGGTCGACGAACTCCTGTGGCAGCTCATCGATCTCGCCGGCCTGCACGCCCCAGAGCTTCGCGTAGAGCCCGTCGGCTTCGAGCAGCTCGTCGTGGGTCCCGCGCTCGACGACCTCGCCGTCCTCTAACACGAGCGTCGCGTCGGCGTCGGTCACCGTCGAGAGGCGGTGCGCGATGACGAACGTGGTGCGGTCGGCCGCCAGCTCGTCGAGCGAGCGCTGGATCAGCATCTCCGTCTCGGTATCGACCGCGGAGGTCGCCTCGTCGAGGATGAGGATGGCGGGGTCCTGCAGGACGACCCGCGCGATGGCGACCCGCTGGCGCTGGCCGCCCGAGAGCTTCACCCCCTGCTCGCCGATCCGCGTCTCGTAGCCGTTCGGGAGCGAGTCGATGAACTCGTGGGCCTCGGCGGCCTTGGCGGCCTCGATCACCCGCTCGCGGACCGCGTCGCTCTCGACGTCGCCGTCGACGCCCGTGAATCGGCCGTACCGGATGTTCTCGGCGATGGTGCCGTCGAACAGCGTCGTGTCCTGCGCGACGTAGCCGACCGCGGAGCGCAGGCTCTCGACGGTGACGTCGCGCACGTCGTGACCGTCGACCCGGACCGCGCCGTCGGTGACGTCGTAGAGGCGCAAGAGGAGCTTCAGAAGCGTCGACTTTCCGGCGCCGGTCGGTCCGACGAGGGCGACGGTGTCGCCCGGGTCGGCCGTGAACGAGACGTCGCTGATCACCTCCTCGTCGGCGTCGGTCGGGTCGACGAGGGCGTTCTCGGGGTACGCGAAGGAGACGCCGTCGTACTCGACGGCGCCGGCGACGCCGCCGTGGTCGGGGCCCTCTCGGTCGGCGGTTCCGTCGCCTTCCGCGGTTCCGCGCTCGCGCCCCAGCACCACCGTGTCGCCGTCGTCGGTGATCCGGATCGGGATGTCCCGGAGGCCGAAGACGCGCTCGCAGGACGCCTTCGCGTTCTCGTACTGGTCGATGATGTTCGACACCTCCGCGAGCGGCGCGACGAACTGCTGGGTGAGCAGGACGAACGTGACGAACGTCCCGACCGTGAGCGTCGTCGTGAACGGGCCCGGCGGTCCGGCGGAGAGCCAGTAGCCGCCGACCGCGAAGGTGGCGGCGAACGCGAGGCCGGCGAACAGCTCCATCCCGGGGCGGTAGACGTAGTTGAGCCGGAGGATCGACATCGTCCGCTCGAAGTACTGGTATGAGGCGGTCTCGACGCGGTCGCTCTCGTACGGCTCGGTGTTGGAGGTCTTCACCAGCTCGACGCCCGAGAGCGCGTTCTCCAGGGCGGTGTTGAGGTCGCCGACCACGGAGCGCTGGGCGACGTACCGCGGCTCGACGGCCCGCATGAACCAGAGCGTGAAGAGGATCATCAGGGGGATGGCGGAGAGGGTGACCAAGGCGAGCTCCCAGTTGTAGTAGAAGAGCACGCCCGCGATGCCGGCGACCATCACGCCGAGCCGCGCCGAGTTCTGGAGCGCGTTGTCCAAGAACACCTCGAGGTTGGAGGCGTCGTTGTTGAGGACGCTCATCACCTCGCCGGTCTGCTTGTCGTCGAAGAAGGTCATGTCGAGCCGCTGCATTCGGTCGAAGGAGTCGGTCCGGACCGCGTGCATCACCCGGTGTGCGAAGTTGTTCGCGGCGATGCCGTAGATCCACGTGAACACGCCGGTGACGAGGAAGGAGCCGACGATGAGGGCGACGGAGAGCCGGAACTGCGCCGGCCCCGCGGTGGGGAGCCACGCGTCCGGGACGACCGGGAGGGTGTACGGGCCGTC
Above is a window of Halorubrum depositum DNA encoding:
- a CDS encoding ABC transporter ATP-binding protein — protein: MAADERNAFEVYRDRVDRPLLRLFREYGAAEAHWLAIGMAANVVARVAGLLPPVVLGVAIDAVFTGDGPYTLPVVPDAWLPTAGPAQFRLSVALIVGSFLVTGVFTWIYGIAANNFAHRVMHAVRTDSFDRMQRLDMTFFDDKQTGEVMSVLNNDASNLEVFLDNALQNSARLGVMVAGIAGVLFYYNWELALVTLSAIPLMILFTLWFMRAVEPRYVAQRSVVGDLNTALENALSGVELVKTSNTEPYESDRVETASYQYFERTMSILRLNYVYRPGMELFAGLAFAATFAVGGYWLSAGPPGPFTTTLTVGTFVTFVLLTQQFVAPLAEVSNIIDQYENAKASCERVFGLRDIPIRITDDGDTVVLGRERGTAEGDGTADREGPDHGGVAGAVEYDGVSFAYPENALVDPTDADEEVISDVSFTADPGDTVALVGPTGAGKSTLLKLLLRLYDVTDGAVRVDGHDVRDVTVESLRSAVGYVAQDTTLFDGTIAENIRYGRFTGVDGDVESDAVRERVIEAAKAAEAHEFIDSLPNGYETRIGEQGVKLSGGQRQRVAIARVVLQDPAILILDEATSAVDTETEMLIQRSLDELAADRTTFVIAHRLSTVTDADATLVLEDGEVVERGTHDELLEADGLYAKLWGVQAGEIDELPQEFVDRARERHVDRTVERAVDGEVESESLDD